GCCAATCCGTTCATACATCGCCATGAGCTTATGCGCGAACATATCTTCCTTGATCATCACGAGCATCGAGACACCGAGATAGGTCTTGAGTTCAAACTTCGAGCCGAAAGACCGGCGATTGATTTCCACTTTGATGTTGTGCGCATGCTCCTGGTACGACAAGAGAAAGAAAATACTGAATCTCTTCCGCGTTGCCTGCTTTATCACTCCGTACTTCTTGAGAACCTTCTCGATGCGCTCGAAGACGATGTCCTCCTTCGAATCATTCAGCAAGTCGAAGTCGAGGTCGACCGAGAATCTGCTGAGGCCGTAGAACATGAACGCAGCGGTGCCTCCCTTGAAGCCCAGGAACGGTGCGATTGCTGAATCGGAGTACACGTCCTTGAGAAGCTGAAGCAAAACATTCTTGTGTACTGGCGTATTGAGAGTCATAAACGGTTACTTTCGGCTCTAAAGTGCTTATGCAAGGCATTCACTTGTTTTGCCATGCGCTTGTTGTCATACAGAGGCAAAAGCTCGAAGACCTTTTCCCAGTTAAGCGGAGTGAGGTTGTCGAAATGGTAGTCGGTGTTCACATAGAGCGTGTCAAGCATGGCCCTCTCCGGTGTTGCGATCGAGCGCTCACCAACATTGTCCACACCTACAGAATTAGACAGGATTACATCCTTTACCTTCCTGAATTGATAAGTCTGCCCGTCGCAGACGATCTCGCGGGTTAAGTAGGTCGCCACGAAGATGCGGTTGTAGAATTGGAATGTGACACCGGCTTTCGCAAGGACGGTTTCGAAGCTGACGTACGACGGCGTGAAAATGCGGCTCGCCAGCTCCAAACGGTCGTAGTCTCGGTCTTTAGCATAGAGACCTTGTCGAATTCTGTGCAGGTCACCCGCCTGGACGTAGTACTTGAGCCTTGCTCTTGCTGCATTGGTGCCCGGGTCGCCCCATAGCAAAGCGATGTCCTTAATCGAAAAGACGGTCTTTTTCGACCGGAGCAGAATTTTGATGTAATCGCCTCTTATCATATCTATGGACTATAAAGGGGTTCCAATCTCACTATCAGTTCATAGTATACACCCCATATATATTGCCTGTCAAGCGCAATTCTCGTGTGGCCAGAGCCTGACTCCCCCTAAACTACTCTCGCTGAGCGACCAGCCAGATCACCGCCGTGCCAATGCCGAGCCATAACAAACCATCGGTTTGCTCCTTTTTCTTGACCCGGCTGAAGACGTTTTGGTGAAGCCATGCAAGCGCCTTTCCTGGGTCCTCATAGTATGGCAAGTACTTCAGATCCTTGAGGAAACCTTGGAGCTTCGCACTACTGTCGAGTACCACAGGAAGAATTGGCTTGTCTGCACCTTTAGCAATTCCTATTTCCTGTGGCACCCATTCTGATGATTGAGAGTTCCTACTCCAAAGCAGAAGGAACAAATCACAGTTCTTGATCGCTCTTATGATCTCTGCACTGAGGCCCGAGCCCGGCAGCACCGAGTACTCGGCGAGAAAGACATGAGAGCCTGACTGCTCAAGCAGCACTTTAGTTTGGTTCGCCAGTGGGAGATCGCGAGTTGAGTAGCTGATGAAAGTTGAAAAGGCCATATGTTCTCCTATCCGACTCGCTTATTGCAGACTGGCTGGAGTTCAGTAATCAGTTCGCGTTCCCGGATACTTGGGTCACCACTTGTTACTTCGGCCACCCAGTGCGTCGGATTTTCACGGGTGATGCAGGGATTGTCACCGTTCAGGTGATCGAGTAATCTTTGGCGAATGTCCCCTTTGCCCACGTATACCCACACACCTTGTCGGAAAAGGCCATAGACGCCGATCTGGTTGGAGTTGAGGGCTTCGATATTCGCCCTTGCGAAAAGTCCGGGCTGTTGTTGTAGAAATGGCATTAGATACCTCACTTTGTTAGTAGATTGGTTTTGCAGACGGGTGGATTCCCACCCGCCTGCAGAAGTGTAGTGCGCTTAGGATGTGCACTTGCCTTCCTTTTCTTTCGATTTGCACTCGTTACAGAGTTCACCGCTGGTTGGCTTAGAGTAACTGGTATCCACGTCGGTTCCAGTCGGATAGTTCGAACAATTGCGACACCAATGCCAGGTGTCTCTTCCTTTTCTGCGTTTGTAG
This is a stretch of genomic DNA from Candidatus Zixiibacteriota bacterium. It encodes these proteins:
- a CDS encoding nucleotidyl transferase AbiEii/AbiGii toxin family protein; the protein is MLQLLKDVYSDSAIAPFLGFKGGTAAFMFYGLSRFSVDLDFDLLNDSKEDIVFERIEKVLKKYGVIKQATRKRFSIFFLLSYQEHAHNIKVEINRRSFGSKFELKTYLGVSMLVMIKEDMFAHKLMAMYERIGKTSRDIFDVWFFLHNNWPINKTIVEQRAKMPFKELLEKCVTALEKLSNKKILEGIGELLADDQKAWARANLKTDTVFLLKLKIENEGV
- a CDS encoding type IV toxin-antitoxin system AbiEi family antitoxin domain-containing protein, which produces MIRGDYIKILLRSKKTVFSIKDIALLWGDPGTNAARARLKYYVQAGDLHRIRQGLYAKDRDYDRLELASRIFTPSYVSFETVLAKAGVTFQFYNRIFVATYLTREIVCDGQTYQFRKVKDVILSNSVGVDNVGERSIATPERAMLDTLYVNTDYHFDNLTPLNWEKVFELLPLYDNKRMAKQVNALHKHFRAESNRL
- a CDS encoding toll/interleukin-1 receptor domain-containing protein yields the protein MAFSTFISYSTRDLPLANQTKVLLEQSGSHVFLAEYSVLPGSGLSAEIIRAIKNCDLFLLLWSRNSQSSEWVPQEIGIAKGADKPILPVVLDSSAKLQGFLKDLKYLPYYEDPGKALAWLHQNVFSRVKKKEQTDGLLWLGIGTAVIWLVAQRE
- a CDS encoding GIY-YIG nuclease family protein → MPFLQQQPGLFARANIEALNSNQIGVYGLFRQGVWVYVGKGDIRQRLLDHLNGDNPCITRENPTHWVAEVTSGDPSIRERELITELQPVCNKRVG